From Saccopteryx leptura isolate mSacLep1 chromosome 3, mSacLep1_pri_phased_curated, whole genome shotgun sequence, one genomic window encodes:
- the TEX261 gene encoding protein TEX261, with translation MWFMYVLSWLSLFIQVSFITLAVAAGLYYLAELIEEYTVATSRIIKYMIWFSTAVLIGLYVFERFPTCMIGVGLFTNLVYFGLLQTFPFIMPTSPNFILSCGLVVVNHYLAFQFFAEEYYPFSEVLAYFTFCLWIIPFAFFVSLSAGENILPSTIQTGDDVVSNYFTKGKRGKRLGILVVFSFIKEAILPSRQKIY, from the exons ATGTGGTTCATGTACGTGCTGAGCTGGCTGTCGCTCTTCATCCAGGTGTCTTTCATCACGCTGGCCGTCG ccgcgGGACTCTACTACCTGGCAGAACTGATAGAAGAATACACAGTGGCCACCAGCAGGATCATAAAATACATGATCTGG TTCTCCACAGCTGTGCTGATTGGCCTCTACGTTTTTGAGCGCTTCCCCACCTGCATGATTGGCGTGGGCCTCTTCACCAACCTCGTCTACTTTGGCCTCCTCCAGACCTTCCCCTTCATCATGCCGACCTCGCCTAACTTCATCCTGTCGTGCG GACTAGTGGTGGTGAACCATTACCTAGCATTTCAGTTTTTTGCGGAGGAATATTATCCTTTCTCAGAG GTCCTGGCCTATTTCACTTTCTGTCTGTGGATAATCCCGTTTGCGTTCTTTGTGTCACTATCGGCTGGGGAGAACATCCTGCCCTCCACCATACAGACAGGAG ATGACGTGGTCTCCAATTACTTCACCAAAGGCAAGCGGGGCAAACGCTTAGGGATCCTGGTTGTCTTCTCGTTCATCAAAGAGGCCATTCTACCCAGTCGTCAGAAGATATACTGA
- the ANKRD53 gene encoding ankyrin repeat domain-containing protein 53 — protein sequence MPSSQDDWGLGSVPRLATSGREGPGLSLPRPQCEFEPCLAGRTPGAPRCLSVGEHWERRSAQPLPTTRAYMQPSEKASSKFSWTNSESKQPSPVDEWHQRAIGRYSELFAAALGNLEWLRFCLNSDRREIPTNNKGFTAIHFAARSGKLECLQVLVEEYKFPVDLPTNNGQTPLHLVIHRENKTMVLPCIHYLLKRGAALNTQTSSGSTPLHLAAREGMLRCVEVLVKEGANVHARDAMGCKPIDYCKIWNHRVCARFLKDAMWKQDKKNFACEMGKLKRLKGHLALMEQDYLTEYQKERQILREADFKKWLRGKLLPPGQSLIHNTEREPRAAPWVIPLSKTPKPPKSFHSSPEVQTQRTPKPIYKQPKVRQPKMWNPSNPARPPTPQIAYPQGTRLGVHADPSPEHDFHRYIKVRSDGHGGALLSTEAGNQVAPVPQLPLEVIVHELYPQIRPCRMKVPQSFRSVSMKDVSRKRYLGDDTFWTDTLAMNLRETFDEVFLTAVRAHQGLPILPSSQSPP from the exons ATGCCGAGTTCCCAGGACGACTGGGGCTTGGGCTCGGTCCCTCGACTAGCCACCAGCGGCAGGGAGGGGCCAGGACTGTCCCTGCCAAGACCGCAGTGTGAGTTTGAGCCTTGTCTGGCCGGCAGGACCCCGGGGGCACCGCGATGCCTCTCGgtgggagagcactgggagagAAGGAGCGCACAGCCCCTGCCGACTACACGTGCCTACATGCAGCCTTCGGAGAAAGCCTCCTCGAAGTTCAGCTGGACTAACTCTGAGTCCAAACAGCCCAG CCCAGTCGATGAGTGGCACCAGAGGGCGATTGGAAGATACTCCGAGTTGTTCGCGGCCGCCTTGGGCAACCTGGAATGGTTGCGGTTTTGTCTGAATTCGGACCGTAGGGAAATACCCACAAATAACAAG GGTTTCACTGCCATCCACTTTGCAGCCCGAAGCGGCAAGCTTGAATGCCTGCAGGTGTTGGTAGAGGAGTACAAATTTCCCGTGGACCTGCCCACTAACAATGGCCAGACACCACTGCACCTGGTCATCCACAGGGAAAACAAGACCATGGTCCTCCCCTGCATTCACTACTTGCTTAAGCGCGGGGCAGCCCTTAATAC TCAGACAAGCAGCGGCTCCACACCCCTTCACCTGGCAGCCCGGGAGGGCATGCTgaggtgtgtggaggtcctggtgAAGGAGGGCGCCAATGTCCATGCCCGAGATGCCATGGGCTGCAAGCCCATTGACTACTGTAAAATATGGAACCATCGCGTTTGTGCTCG GTTCTTGAAGGATGCCATGTGGAAACAGGACAAAAAGAACTTTGCCTgtgagatggggaaactgaagagGCTCAAAGGCCACCTGGCCCTCATGGAGCAGGACTACCTGACTGAGTATCAA AAGGAACGCCAAATTTTGAGAGAAGCTGATTTCAAGAAGTGGCTCCGTGGCAAGCTCCTGCCCCCAGGCCAATCTCTGATCCACAACACTGAGCGAGAGCCCCGAGCTGCACCCTGGGTCATCCCCCTCTCCAAGACCCCCAAGCCTCCCAAGAGCTTCCACTCCTCCCCAGAGGTGCAGACACAACGGACACCCAAACCCATCTACAAGCAGCCCAAAGTCAGGCAGCCTAAGATGTGGAATCCTAGCAACCCTGccagaccccccaccccccagatcGCCTATCCGCAGGGCACCCGCCTGGGCGTGCACGCAGACCCCAGCCCGGAGCACGACTTCCACAGATATATCAAGGTCAGATCTGATGGGCACGGCGGTGCGCTGCTGAGCACAGAGGCTGGCAACCAGGTGGCACCTGTGCCTCAGCTGCCTTTGGAGGTGATAGTCCACGAGCTGTACCCTCAGATCCGGCCCTGCAGAATGAAGGTGCCCCAGAGCTTCCGCTCTGTGAGCATGAAAGACGTGAGCCGGAAGCGGTACTTGGGCGATGACACCTTCTGGACGGACACTCTGGCCATGAACTTGCGGGAGACATTTGACGAAGTCTTCCTGACGGCAGTGCGAGCCCATCAAGGGCTCCCCATTCTGCCCTCCTCTCAATCCCCCccataa